The proteins below come from a single Caldisericia bacterium genomic window:
- a CDS encoding DUF503 domain-containing protein, whose amino-acid sequence MFFTVVEFELGIPGSKTLKDKRKVVLSVITRLKKRYNIAIAEERKEEMVERARFYFVTLNSSKRELDSTLSKIEDYLSNLPNAVLLSYQRESVPIEEF is encoded by the coding sequence ATGTTTTTCACTGTTGTGGAGTTTGAACTTGGTATTCCTGGGTCTAAGACATTAAAAGATAAGAGGAAGGTTGTTTTATCTGTAATTACAAGGTTAAAAAAGAGGTACAATATAGCCATTGCTGAAGAGAGAAAAGAGGAGATGGTTGAAAGGGCAAGATTTTACTTTGTTACTTTAAATTCAAGCAAGAGAGAGTTGGATTCTACACTTTCAAAGATAGAGGACTATCTTTCCAATCTGCCCAATGCTGTGCTTCTCTCATATCAAAGGGAAAGTGTGCCAATAGAGGAGTTTTAA
- a CDS encoding translation initiation factor IF-2 encodes MKKLRVFSVAKEIGISTTELIKYLDELGVKVKGNLSTIDEETANVVKELVLKDKEERERREKERKGKIKLRELIAHLNIPLKRLISYVLKWGLVRTDENDEIPFPIAARIANSFGKPLTEILPPLPEEFKPRPPVVTVMGHIDHGKTTLLDAIRKTNIAVREKGGITQKIGASEVVHNGKKIIFIDTPGHEAFTEMRIRGAIVTDIVVLVVAADEGVKEQTVEAINHAKEARVPIIVAVNKIDKEGADPERVKKQLSNYDLLPEEWGGETLYVNTSAKNGIGLEDLLEHILLVAELEELSKSNEKRAGGTIIEARLDPRIGPTASFILQAGELKVGDWVMAGDTYGKVRMITTPSVRQAKLVESVSAVEIMGLKNTPVPGDLIIQYDSEKVIKEKIEKIEEEKKRVKRERKRPISIEELFEKLEEEKKLKIILKADTFGSLEAVKSVIESIDSKDIKIEIIHTGVGRINESDVLLAVASGAIILGFSTKEGPVVKKMPERGRVKIFLFDLIYDLQEWLIKFIKGMIKPELVEVTVGKAEVKRIFKIKGLGLVAGCIVREGKIVRDMSARIIRNGEVIGEGKISSLKRFKEDVKEVSEGYECGLRVEGVKDISEGDIVEVYEIKEKGS; translated from the coding sequence ATGAAAAAACTAAGAGTATTTAGTGTAGCCAAAGAGATAGGTATATCAACCACAGAGCTTATAAAATATCTTGACGAGCTTGGAGTAAAAGTAAAAGGAAATCTTTCAACTATAGATGAGGAGACTGCAAATGTTGTAAAGGAATTGGTTCTTAAGGATAAGGAGGAGAGGGAAAGAAGAGAGAAAGAGAGAAAAGGGAAGATAAAGTTAAGGGAACTTATTGCTCATTTGAATATTCCTTTAAAAAGGCTTATCTCATATGTTTTAAAATGGGGGCTTGTTAGAACAGACGAAAATGATGAAATACCATTTCCTATTGCTGCAAGAATAGCAAATTCCTTTGGTAAGCCACTTACCGAAATACTCCCACCCCTTCCTGAGGAGTTTAAACCAAGACCACCTGTAGTTACAGTTATGGGACACATTGATCATGGTAAAACCACCCTTCTTGATGCCATAAGGAAAACAAACATTGCAGTGAGAGAAAAAGGAGGAATTACCCAGAAGATAGGAGCTTCTGAGGTTGTTCATAATGGGAAGAAAATTATTTTTATTGATACACCGGGGCATGAAGCATTCACTGAGATGAGAATAAGGGGAGCCATTGTTACAGATATAGTTGTTCTTGTAGTGGCGGCAGATGAAGGAGTAAAGGAGCAGACTGTGGAGGCGATAAATCATGCGAAGGAAGCGAGGGTGCCAATAATTGTTGCAGTAAACAAAATTGATAAAGAAGGGGCTGACCCTGAAAGGGTTAAGAAGCAACTCTCCAATTATGATTTATTACCTGAGGAGTGGGGAGGAGAGACTCTATATGTAAATACATCTGCCAAAAATGGAATTGGACTGGAAGACCTTTTAGAACACATACTCCTTGTAGCAGAGTTGGAGGAACTTTCTAAATCTAACGAAAAAAGAGCAGGCGGAACAATAATTGAGGCAAGACTTGATCCAAGAATTGGGCCAACAGCAAGCTTTATTCTTCAAGCAGGTGAGCTTAAAGTAGGAGATTGGGTCATGGCAGGCGATACATATGGAAAAGTAAGAATGATAACAACTCCCTCTGTGAGACAGGCAAAATTGGTGGAGTCTGTGAGTGCTGTTGAAATAATGGGGCTTAAGAATACTCCAGTACCAGGTGATCTCATAATTCAATATGATTCAGAAAAGGTTATAAAAGAGAAGATAGAGAAGATTGAAGAAGAGAAAAAGAGAGTTAAAAGGGAGCGAAAGAGACCGATATCCATTGAGGAGCTTTTTGAAAAACTTGAGGAGGAGAAGAAACTTAAGATTATATTGAAGGCGGATACCTTTGGGTCTCTTGAGGCAGTAAAATCTGTCATTGAGTCTATAGATTCGAAGGATATAAAGATAGAGATAATACATACCGGTGTTGGAAGAATCAATGAATCTGATGTCCTTCTTGCTGTTGCCTCAGGTGCTATAATACTTGGATTTAGCACTAAAGAAGGACCTGTGGTAAAAAAGATGCCAGAGAGGGGAAGGGTAAAGATATTCCTCTTTGACCTCATATATGATTTACAGGAATGGCTCATAAAGTTTATAAAGGGAATGATAAAGCCAGAGCTTGTGGAAGTAACTGTAGGTAAGGCAGAAGTAAAGAGAATATTCAAGATAAAGGGGCTTGGACTTGTTGCTGGCTGTATAGTGAGAGAGGGGAAAATTGTGAGAGATATGAGTGCCAGAATTATAAGAAATGGAGAGGTTATTGGAGAGGGAAAAATTTCATCTCTTAAAAGATTTAAAGAGGATGTTAAAGAGGTGAGTGAGGGATATGAATGTGGACTTAGAGTGGAAGGGGTTAAGGATATATCAGAAGGTGATATAGTGGAAGTTTATGAGATAAAAGAAAAAGGCTCCTGA
- a CDS encoding YlxR family protein, whose product MPRRILRRCVVCRRVDDRQEFLRIVRKKDGEIVFDPDFREFGRSAYMCKRRECIEKAFRKRKLEKSLRVDSIDREVKDRLKKQMLIYIKEVKNEKTKSI is encoded by the coding sequence ATGCCTCGAAGAATCTTAAGAAGATGTGTTGTTTGTAGAAGAGTTGATGATAGACAAGAGTTTCTTAGAATAGTTAGAAAAAAAGATGGTGAGATAGTGTTTGATCCAGATTTCAGAGAGTTTGGGAGAAGTGCCTATATGTGTAAAAGGAGAGAGTGTATAGAGAAGGCTTTTAGGAAAAGAAAACTGGAGAAATCCTTGAGGGTAGATTCTATTGATAGAGAGGTTAAAGATAGGCTGAAAAAACAAATGTTAATTTATATAAAAGAGGTGAAGAATGAAAAAACTAAGAGTATTTAG
- the nusA gene encoding transcription termination factor NusA: MPSELIKAIEELEKTKGIPKEKVLKVLEDAISIAYRKKFPGSGNIHVYINPETGEIKIFTKMHVVEKAEKKGEISLKDAQKIKKDAKVDEIIDMEILPEKLGFVAMQVAKQVLIQKIVHLEREVLYEQYKDKKGTVVSGKVSRIIGRTIFVKIDDVEGRIPPNFAIPKEKYTKGKELKVYVEDVIKTPKGPDIILSRTSKELLKLLLEKEIPEIMDGIVEIKGIVREPGERAKVAVHSYRPDVDPVGACIGTKGVRITNISKGLSGEKIDIVRWSDVPEEYIKYALSPAKVEKVQIKDKRAIVYVSSDQVPLAIGKEGINVKLASKLTGYILELRCLEES; encoded by the coding sequence GTGCCGTCTGAACTTATTAAAGCAATAGAGGAACTGGAAAAAACAAAGGGAATACCAAAGGAAAAGGTCCTTAAGGTTCTTGAGGACGCTATAAGTATTGCTTACAGGAAGAAATTTCCTGGTAGTGGTAATATACATGTTTATATAAATCCTGAAACAGGAGAGATAAAGATTTTCACAAAGATGCATGTTGTTGAAAAGGCCGAGAAGAAGGGAGAGATATCTTTAAAGGATGCGCAGAAGATCAAGAAGGACGCTAAGGTGGATGAGATAATAGATATGGAGATTCTTCCGGAGAAGTTGGGATTTGTGGCTATGCAGGTAGCAAAGCAGGTTTTAATTCAAAAGATTGTTCATCTTGAGAGAGAAGTTTTGTACGAACAGTATAAAGATAAGAAAGGCACTGTAGTTTCAGGTAAAGTATCCAGAATAATAGGAAGAACAATATTTGTAAAGATAGATGATGTGGAGGGAAGGATACCTCCAAATTTTGCAATTCCTAAGGAGAAGTATACAAAGGGCAAGGAATTAAAGGTTTATGTAGAAGATGTTATAAAAACCCCAAAAGGACCGGATATAATTCTATCCCGTACATCTAAGGAACTACTGAAACTTCTCCTTGAGAAAGAGATACCAGAGATAATGGATGGGATAGTGGAAATCAAAGGGATTGTGAGGGAACCTGGTGAAAGGGCGAAGGTTGCAGTTCATTCCTATAGGCCAGATGTTGATCCAGTTGGTGCATGTATAGGAACCAAGGGTGTTAGAATAACAAACATATCAAAGGGGCTTTCAGGTGAGAAGATAGATATAGTAAGATGGTCTGATGTTCCAGAAGAGTATATAAAGTATGCTCTTTCCCCTGCAAAGGTGGAGAAAGTCCAGATAAAAGATAAGAGAGCAATTGTTTATGTTTCCTCAGATCAGGTTCCCCTTGCCATTGGTAAAGAGGGTATAAATGTGAAGCTTGCCTCCAAACTTACAGGTTATATATTGGAACTTAGATGCCTCGAAGAATCTTAA